TATGGTGTGCCGAATAAGCAAAAATATGCTGCAACGCAGTAGATCGGACTTTTTGCGACGCCATCAACTATCAACTTGAAGGAGAAACGACCATGACTCGCCCCACACTTCAACGGCCATGCAAACTTGAATCTGTAGTAGAACTCCAAGATTTGCTTAACCGCACAGGTGCTCTACTCATAGATGATGGCGATTTTGGCAAGGAAACCGAATCTGCCGTCAAGGAGGCTCAAGCCATGGCAGGCCTGCCGGCAACTGGTATTGCCACACCCGAGATCTGGGCGTGGCTGGAGACACACCCCCTACCCTCTCCCGATCTTTCAACCAGAGATGTAACCTCCATTGTCAGAGAGGAAGTAAGCAACAGAAAGCGTTATAACCAGGTCACAACATTTCCCCATTTCCCCGGAGAACAGAGCGGCGTGACGATTGGGATCGGTTATGACCTGAGATTCCAGAAACCAACCAATTTTGCGGCAGATTGGAAAGAAGAGTTGCCATCTGAAGAGTTTGAAAAGCTGCAGCGCTACCTAGGAAAAAAAGGCTGTTCTGAAGATGTTGCGGAGCTTCATTCTATCAAAGTGCCATTTACCGCTGCCTGGAGGGTCTTTACCAGAGCCACCCTCCCTCGATATATAAATCTAACGGTATCAGCATTTTCCCAGTTCAACGAACTACCGGATGGCTGCCGAGGGGCATTGGTTAGCTTGGTCTACAACCGTGGCACAGAGATGTCCGGGGACCGACGCAGAGAAATCAAAGCGATCAGAGACCATCTTGCAGCGCATGATTTCGCTAAAGTAGCGACGGATTTAGAGTCTATGAAGCGCTTATGGCCAAACAGTCGGGGATTACGAGATCGGCGGGATCGTGAAGCTGCCCTGTGGCGAAAAGGACTTAAAAACGCTGGGTTAGCATAATACCACATCCTTAGGTGCCATGAAATATCACTTGGTTCGTTTTATCGGTTGAGCTGAGAGACAACAGAGCCAACGCCCAAATACCAACGGGTAATTCTTTCTTCATGAGGCAGGATTACGTGTTTTGATTTCATAGATTCCCCTTTGTGCTTTGAAATACTGCGTCAACGTGAAGAGAGCTTCGATCACCGGTGACCTCGATTTATTTTGGAAGATTGGGAAGGTTGGTGTTGGGTTACGGCCTGACGGCCTAATCCAATCTACGACTCCGAGAATCGGCGTGATTTACCAAAAAATTTCACCGCCATAGAGAGTAAAGGTGGCGCCCCCCATGTCCTCTGCAATACAGATCTTTTTGTCACCAAACTGGATCTCTGTGCCTTGGCGTATTTCTTGAATAATTTGGATGGAGCCGGTGCGAAGGTTCTTCAGCATCTTGCCACTGAGCTCTTTACGCAACAACTCAATATTCTGCTGACGCTTGATCAGGTTATTAAAGGTTGTCAACAATTTGATCAATGGTTTCCTTTTCTCTTCCGGCAACTGTGCAAGCGCTTTTTTAATCACGACAGAGTCAAAACTTTCAAAAGGTAAACTTCGGGAAATCCGAGCGATACTCTCTCGGCAATTCCGGCCCTCCTCTTCCAGCTTTTTCATCTGCCCAGTATGCTCCGGATCAGGATGTATAGCAATCACCGTACCTGATCGTGATGGGTGTCCGGCCTTGCTAACTACGATCGCCTTGGAGGAACAGGTCAACCCGCTGATAATCCGACCACTCCTCCTCCCATGTTGAGGATCACTCACTACTGTAATGGTTCCATTAGCCCGCACCACAGCATTATAAATATACCCTAAAACTGTGGCATCTCCCTTGACAATGATCTCGGCCTCCTGCACATAAACAACTGTGAGATTCCCCAAAACCACAACTCTTGTATCAATGCCGATAATGCCCTCACCAACAGTAATATCATTGCCGGCCAGCACCTTCGCACCGTTGTAAATCGACCCTGCAATATCAATACTACCCTTTGAACGGACCATAAATCCGGCCAAGACCGACCCTTTGATCAGCAAATCCTCCTGCCGGTCAATATTCCCGGTATTCACATCAACATTTCCATTAATAATGTAAACATCGGCGATGGTCAGTTTGTTCAGTGAAAATCGAATATTCCCGTTTTTTTGAGCATAATAAAAAATCTGTCCTTCCCGTTCTTCGACTCGGACTACGTCATCGAAGGCCACATGCTGATCAATACCATCTTCAGCTTTAAGTACCTCGCCAAAAACGTCAAACCCATCAACTCCCTTGGTCACCGTGGTTTTTTCGGCAATCAAATCTCCAAGGACAACAAGAACCACTGAATTCCGCGAACAAAGATCAAAAGTGCCATCGCTACGAATGGGACCAACCATCTCCCCTATATCGACAAAAAAATCATAACGGGCATTGCGGCCTGGTCTTGGGGCAATAGCCTCGGCAATTTTAACACTCTTGGCTGACAACAATTGTCCTTGGGCAAATCGATCAGTCAACTTTTTGATGATGTTTTTCCGAATTGTCTGCTCTTGGACGTTCAGTTGACTAAGACAATGAAGCAGATCGTCACTCGAAGGATAGACGGGCGAGCCAATTTGAGTACAGTTGACATAATAGGCGCTTCGACGATCGGGAGAAATCCAGATCGGGGGGAGCACAGAGATGGTATCCTCCTCACAGACCAGATAACCATAGAGAGCTGCTTCATAAACCCCGGTTGCCTCATTGTGCCGGACATTATCCCCTGCAACCGGAAGGAAGTCCTCATCTGGATCAATAATCTCGCCCATGACATTCATTCCAGATTTGGCCGCAGAATTCTGACATACCGAAAACAAGACCGTGCCGGAACTGACCGCCTTGGCAATCATAACCGAATGATCAATCTTCTCAATCTGTTCAAGACTAAGCACGGACCTCAACGTACTGTCAATTTTCACCCCTTCAGCAAGCCAGAAAATAGATCCATCAATCGCCGATACTCTCTGAACTTCCGGAAGGTTTACACTTCGTCTAGACTCAGCCGGAGTCCCCCTGGCAACCAGCACTTCGCCTTGAATTCCCGACTTCGAATACCGCTCAACTTCAGTAAGGGCCTGCCATAAGACACCATGGGTTACTCCCAGTTGTTCTAGCCCGTAGTTAAGCTGATACGCCGAAAGCCTGTTGCCGAGAGAAACCTTCACCGTCACCCGCATCTTATCTGCGGAGATAGCCACTTCCTTGCCAAACCAGGCGGGGTCATGCTCTGCCAGAGAGTGAATAACTAATTGCCCATAACTGCTTTCGGAATCACTTTCGGCCCTGATGCCTGCGCTAAAAACAGTTCCACTCAGAAAATCCTCAGAAAGAACACTCTCATCACGATTCTCGCTCTCTGAGGTTTTAATGGCCTCAAGATAGATATCGTCTAGTGAATCAAGAGAGCGTTTATCTCTGGACTTAGACATTATGCTGACCTCAACTCTTTCATCACAGCTTTGCTTTATCTGAATCAGCAAAACAGTTCAACACATCATCAAGTGATGTCTGGATATCACTAAATTGCTCTTGAACATGACAGTCATTGATACCGATAGCGCCTTGTGCGGCAAAACCAGCGACTGTGGACATCTCAGATTCAGAAATGAGAGTACTGCCGTGTCTCGAAACGACCAGAACCCCGAAGAACTTACTCTCGGTCGCCACCGGCGCCACCCCGTATACGTTGTCGCCTTCCTGGAAAATCTGAATCAGTCCATCCCAACTATCACCGTCTCTATTCAATAATGACAAGCAAGATTTGATCCGAGCAAAAACTGCATCCCCTCCAATATCAGCGCCCTCCGTCATCGTCTGCAATGCCAACCGTTCGATTTCATCTCCATCATTAACCGTGAAATAGGCAGCGCAATCCACCCTGCACACATCAACCACCACGGTCAATAATGTGTTGAGAAATTCATCTGTCGAGTGCACCTTCAGCAGATATTGTTGAACAATATCACGACCTTCAAGCTCACGAACTTTTTGGTGAAGCTCTGCCGTGCGGAGCTTCACCATCTGTTCCAGTTGTTCATTCACCTCGGAGAGTCGCTGGTTTTTCTCACCAAGCTCTTCAGTCAAGGCATTATTCTCTGCTTTTAAATGGTAGTAACGCAAGGCTTCACGGACTGTCTGCCTCAGATCATCATCATTCCAGGGCTTCAAGATATAACGATAGATCCCGCCCTCATTAATAGCCGCCACCGCCGCGTTGATGTCGGCATAGCCGGTAAGCACCATCCGGATACTTTCCGGCACCAATGCCTTGGCCTTGGCAAGAAACTCTGCTCCACCCATCTCCGGCATTCGCTGATCAGAGATGATGACCATCGGCCTCAATCCTCCCTCGATCAAATTCAAACCTTCACGCCCATTGCCCGCAATATGAATATCGTAATCGTCATCCAGAAATAGACGCCGCAAGGTCTTCAAGATATTCGGTTCATCATCGACCAACAATACAATTGGAGTATCCATTGAGATATTCCCCTTTAAAAGTAAAAAGACTACCTGACAATTACCGGATCAAATTGTAACAGTAATATATTGTTCCATCTTGTAACTATTCTTCAAGAAAATAATGAGGTCTATCAGCAGATGTCATCCGCACCTCATGATTTTGCGCCATCAGCAAATTTTTCCTTAATCGCCACCATCGCTGCCAAATTGTCCACAAAGAGATCGACCAGTTCAGGATCGAAATGACGCTCACGCTCTTCTGTCAGGAGAACAACAGCTTCGGCCACGGTCATTGCCCCCTTGTACACCCGTTTTGAAGTCAGAGCATCGAACACGTCACAAATGGCGGATATACGTCCCACCAGCGGGATCGCCTCTCCGGTAAGGCGATTAGGATACCCGGTCCCATTGTATTTTTCATGATGAGTCAGGGAGATAACCGAGCCCAGGCTCAAGACCTCGGACAAAGACCCCCCCAGAATCCGGAAGCCGATTTCGCAATGAGTCTTGATGACCTCGAACTCTTCCGGGGTCAACCTCCCTGGTTTCAAGAGGATATGATCGGGAATACCAATCTTTCCCACATCATGCAGCGGGGCTGCGGCACGAATACGTTCACAGAAATCATCTGTCAAGCCCATCTTCCGAGCCAGAATCCCGCAATACTCACCAACCCGGATGGTGTGTTGAGCAGTTTCGTTATCCCGAAACTCCGCAGCCTTGGCCAACCTTTGGATAGTCTCATCACGGGCTTGCCACAACTCCACTGTCCGTTGCTTAACGAGATCCTCCAAGTCCTTACTGTGGCGTTTACTGGCAATCTCCAACTCCCGGCGGCGCAGGGCGTTGACAATATTTATGATCAAGGCGTTACGCTCGAAAGGCTTGATCACATAGCCATAGGCCCCCATAGCCAAAGTTTCCTTGGCGGTGAGACGATTATCAACCGCGGTAACCATAATCACCGCCAGATCAGGATAGCTCTCTCTGGCGGCCCGAAGCAGGTAAATACCATCCTGGCCCGGCATATTAATATCAGAGATCAACAGGCTGTAGTTATCCTCTGAAAGCCTGGCCAGCGCCTCACCAACATCAGCAGCCATCTCATAGCCATACCCTTCACCAGCAACAATGCGACTCACCAAGAGACGGACATTCTCTTCATCATCTACGATCAAGATTTTAGTCCCTTTCGGATTTACTTCTGGCATAATAATAGTTTCCAAAAAAGCTGGCCCCTCTCTTTTATTGGCAGGTAACTAGTCCCACCAGGGACTTATCCAGGAATTTGGTGGATTGAAGTCCTGTAATCAAACCAAAACTCCTTCTACTTGATAACAACGAAAGCGCAACAATAGAGGATTGTTATCAGAGCCTCACTTGTATATGGATTTAGAGGCAGCTGCCTCCCGCCTCTTACTTCTCAAATGGCGAAGGATAGAGCGATTCAAATCCTCTAAAGCAACTGGCTTAATCAGGACTTCCGAGATTCCGGCATTCTTGGCCAACTCCGGTGTGCCAACATCGGCAAAACCAGTCATCAGGATAATGGGTAAGGTTCGGATCTTCAAAATCTCCCTGGCCATATCCAGTCCTGTCATATTGGGCATAGCCTGATCGGTCAGTACCAGGTCAAACTTATTCGGCATGGCGCGAAAAGCAGCCAAGGCCTCGACACTGCTGGTACGGGCCGTAATTACATACCCTAATTTGGTGAGATTCCTGGCGCTGACTTCAAGCAAGCTGCTCTCATCGTCCACCACAAGAATCTGCTCAGCACCATGGGCGCCAAAACATGGCCCTAGTTGCTTGAGGCTAAAATCACATCCTTTTACCACCGGGAATAAGACCTTGAACTCCGCCCCCTGCCCGAGCTGACTGTGCACCTGAATCGCACCTCCCAGTTCACTTATAATACCATGAATAATAGCCAGCCCCATACCCGTACCTTCACCCTGTGGTTTGGTGGTAAAAAAAGGGTCAAAAATTTTATGAATAATCTCAGGCTGAATACCAGGACCACTGTCAGCTACGATTAACAACACATACTCACCAGAACTTAAGCCAACGATACTCTTTGCCTCTTCCGGAGTTAACCGTAAGAAACGAAGTTCAACACTCAGCGTGCCACCCGTTTGCTTCATGGCATAATAGGCGTTGGTGCAGAGGTTCATGATTACCTGATGAAGCTGACCAGGATCTGCCAGCACAGTCGGACAATCCTGATCAATATTCATAATGATATCGATGTTACTGGGGATAGAGGAGCGCAGAAGTTTCATCGCCTCCTTGAGAATCAACTGGATCTTCATCGGGGTCTTCTCTTTCTCCGACTGACGACTGAAGGCCAGAATCTGCCGCGTGAGATCTCGGGCACGGTTTGCCGCGCTGATAACTTTTTCCAGGTCTTCTCTGGCCTGAGATTTATCCGCGACCTCTTCCATGGCCAACTCGGAAAAACCGAGGATCGCAGACAGCAAATTATTGAAATCATGGGCAATCCCACCAGCTAAAGTGCCAATTGCCTCCATCTTGTAAGCATGTTGCAGCTTGCGGTTTAATTGGTCCTTTTCCTCTTCATGTCGCTTCCGCTCAGAAATATCCCTGACAATGGCTACTGTCTGCCAGGAGTCATTATACTGCAATGATGAGAGCGATAACTCAAGAGGCACTTCATGACCCTGTCGATGCCGACCTAGCGCCTTAATGGTCTTACCTCCAACAGCCTGTGTCGAATTAAATCCAAAGAAACTTTCCATGGACAACTGATCGTCCTTGGTGTGAGGAGCAAGCACGATCAGATCCTGCAGGTGGTAACCAACAGCCTCCTTGCCGAGGCATCCGAACAACCGTTCCGCCCCTGGATTGAAAAAGTTGATCCGGCCCTGATTGTCCATCATAATAATACCATCCATGGCGGCATCGGTAATAGCATGATATCGGGCCTCACTCTCCGTGACTCTCCGGATCATCCTCTGATACCGAATGATCCCGGCAAGAGCTGCGGCCACTGCTCTCAATGTCTCTTCGGTCGCCAAGTTCTTATGAAAATTAGCGGGCAGGTACAAGGTGAAAACACCCAGAAGCGTACCATCAGCCGCTTTAATCGGCACACAATAATGACCGTGCTCTAACATGCCATCAAACCGATTTTCATGCTGTTCGTCAACATGTCGAACAAAGAGCAACTCCCCGCTGGCTGCGGCTCGACCGCACAGACACCGGCCAAAAGGAACATTGGCACAGGTCTTAAGCAATTGAGGCGCCAGATTATGGTGGGCAGAGAGAATCAGGTTTTTAGGATCGTGCTCATCGACCAGAAGCACTGCCCCTTGAGGTCTAAGCCCAAGCCGGGGAAATGAGGTGATGAGGACCAGGAATCGTTGAAGCATCTCCTGAAAAGAACACTCCTCCATGGATAGCAGGAGCAGGCCATTCAACACGGTCTGAGTTTGCAGTTCATCATGATGGGCGTGAATAAGCTTCCTCTCCCGGAGGACCCTGGAAATTTTACCAGCCAGCTCATTGTGACAAAGTGGCAGATCAAGACAATCGCAAGCCCCCTTATTACCCATCGCCTCAAGCAAATAACAATCACATCGATCTGCAACCACAATGACGCCAATTTCCGGATAATCAGCTTTGATTTTGGCTAGAAATGCCAACCCGTCCGGACTAGAAGCGCTGCCAATGACCGCAATAACTAAATCATAAGGGACCGCGATCAGTCTCTCTTCAGCTTCACTCTTTGATTTAACCGCATCCCAGCTATAACCAAGACCGGAAAGTTGATCAGTTACACTTGCCAACAGACCAGGGTCTTCAGCAAACACCAACAGACGACCATTTTCGCCGAATTTTGTTATTAACTCCCCCTGCTGTGCTCCCCCCATACATTAATCCCCCGACTTTCTCTAATCCCTGAAGTAAGCGTCGAGTTACGGCCAGAAGCCTAACTCCCCAAACTAGTTGGCCCTATTATCGTAAACGTTCAGCAGCGCCGCATCTGCTTTGTCATCGGCCTGGTTCGCATACCATATGTATAGCGCACAGGCCTCTTTCGCGCATCTGCAGCGCTGCTGAACGTTTACAGTTCCCCGAAATTACCTATAGTTTTGGCGTCTCTGGTGAACGGTTACCTATTGTCAATCACGGAGCGAACGGCCAGCGCCAAATCTCTACGCAGGACGGGCTTCAAAAGCACTCGTTGGATAGCGGAATTTACCATTGTGTCCTTAGTGAGAACGTCACTAAAACCTGTAGAAAGGATAATCTTGACCCCCGAACTGATAGCAAGAAGTTTTTGAGCCATAACCAACCCGTCCATTTCCGGCATGGCATAATCGGTAATTACCAGGGCAAACTGCTCCGGGCGCTCTCCAAACTCTTTGATTGCATCTGAGGCACAGGTACGACTGGTAACCGTATAGCCAAGGGAACGTAATGCCCGTTCACTGATTGTCAACACACCCGGCTCGTCATCAACCAACAGAATATGCTCGGTCCCCCTGGGGAGGGAGCTTTTAGCAATTCCTTGAGTGTGCAATGTCGCACCCTTTTTCATCATCGGCCAGATTACCTGGAACTCACTCCCTTGCCCTAATACGCTCTGCACACTGATGAACCCATTGGAATTACGGACAATCCCATGAACGACCGACAGGCCAAGACCGGTGCCGTTTTCTTTGTCCTTGGTGGTAAAATAGGGCTCAAAAATACGCTCGATGGTGGATTGGTCCATACCGCAACCGGTATCCTGGACGGCCAATCGCAGGTACTCTCCTGCCGGCACCTCATCATGACCAAACAGATCGCCCTCGGTAACGACAAGTGGTTCCAGAGAGACACTCAAGGTACCGCCCTGTTTCATCGACTGATAGGCATTGGTGCACAAGTTCATCACCACCTGGTGAAGTTTAGTGGGATCGATCAGAATAGTCTGGTCCTTTGCCGTGACATAGTCCCTGATAGCAATGGTAGCCGGAATGGAGGAACGCAGTAGCTTCAAAGCCTCCTTGATCAACAGACTGGCCTGAACCGGCTGACACTCCTCGGTGCGTTGACGGCTGAAGGTAAGAATCTGTTTGACCAGTTCCTTAGCCCGCTCCCCGGCAGAAATAACTTGTTGAATATCCTTATATGTCTGACTCTCCGGTGACAAATCGTCATGGGCAAGATTGGCGAAGCCCAGGATCGAGGTCAGGATATTATTAAAATCATGGGCAATACCCCCAGCCAAGGTGCCAATAGTATCCATCTTCTGTGAATGGCGGATTTGCTCCTCACTGAGCTTCCTTTCTGTGATGTCTGTCGCGATCTCAATGCGCACCATCCGGCCATCGTTCCAACGGATGGCCTGATCCCGGCAATCATACCACCGACCGGTTTTGGTATTTTGAAACTCCCAGACATAAACACCGGTCGGAAACCCATTCTCGTCCAACAACCTCTCGTTGGAACAAAAGGCACATGGACCATCCTGGCCGCTCTGTAATGACTGCCAGCAGATCTGTCCCTCGATATTACCCCAAATATCACGCCCATATTTATTGATAAAGAGAATTTCATAGGTGGACATATCTGCAACATAGATCAAAGCGTTAAGACTATCCATAACTGAGGTCATCCGCTCGTTAATCTGCCCTAACTCCTCTTCCGCCTGTTTGAGTTGGCGGATATTGACAAAACTGACCAGAGCCATGGCTTCGCCGCGCAAGATAATCCGGGAGGTGGAAAGTAGAAAGGGGACTTCCATCGTCTTGCCTTCCACCTCCATGGTAACCATAACTTCAACCTGGTGATGACTATTCCCCGACTCGATTGTATCTCTGACTGTAAGAGAAATCGTGCAATCCCGACAAGAAGGCTCATAGCCACGAGCGTCGGGAATACTAAAGGCATGAAAACAGCCCAGGATTTCGCCACCACGCTGGTCACCTATCGTCAGATGATTTATGCCTGCCAGGGAGAGTGAACGACGATTTAACTTGCGCACCTTGCACTGGTTATCCACCAACATCATCACAAAAGGCGCATTCTCGTAGATGGCGGCAAGCTCTGCCTCTTGGGCCCGTAAGGTCTCCTCCGCATGTTGCCGGTCGGTAATATCCTCCATACTGTGGACTGCACCGATAATTACTCCGTCATTATCGGCCACTGGATCCACTGAGACCTGAAAGATCCTGTCATCCACAGTCAAGATCACAATCTCCCTCTGCCGTGACTCAAGCATAGACGGCATTGGGCATTGGTGAATCGCCGTCCCGGTATCGTGGACAATCTCCCAGCAATAGAAACCAACTATCTCATCTTTAGCTTTATCGTAGAAATCCAGCATCGCCTGATTACATTGCGTAATAACCCCTTCCATGTTGCGCATGAATACGGGATAGGGAATAGCATCAAAGGTACGCTGCCAGCCATAGGCCAACTGCTGAATAACACCTAAAGACGTTCTCCGCTCATTGAACAATCGCCATTCACGAAGCACGGAACGTGCCTTATGAGGCATAGTCACGGCAGTCCATGGCGCTTTAACAACAAAGTCAACCACACCGGCAGGCATGGCCTTCATTACACTTTCCACCCGGTCTGGATCAATCATCAGCAACACCGGGAACATGCCTTCCTCCCATGAAGGAGATATGATTTCGTGAGCGCTTCCATCAGGCAGATCCAAGTCCATAATAACCAGATCCGGTCGTTGAGAAGCAGGAACTGCAATCAGGTGTTTAAACTCTTTAATGGTGGATGCAACTTTAACTGTGGTATCAAGTTCTGAAACAAAGGCCTGGGCTAAGGCCTGGGCTATGGCCTTGCCATGAGCGAGATCCTTATCAACAACCAAAATTCTCTGATGCTTACTTGCCATATTCTAGTTCCTAACTCAATTCAGCAACTTGTCTTATAATTGTTCTCAGCCTAATCCACGGAGAGAATGAGAACCTATTCACCAAAGACACATTGACACCTACTATATTCCGACACTCTCCGGCACCGCCACCATGATGATCCCTTCTTGCTGCTGATCGGTAAGTAATTTTGTGACCAGTATCCGGCAGGAATTGCCATTGATAACAAGAGAAAGATGCAGACTGCGGCCCTCTTCCAGCCCTGCGAAGAGAGACCTGATCTCTGCAGGGAGCATACTCCCGCTCTCCATCCCGACCAAAGTAGCCAACTCTGGAGAGAAAAGCCGATTGGCCAGCCGGTTGGCAAGCACAATCAATCCAGAGGTGTCGCACCCGATCACTGCCACTGGCAAGGCGTCCATTACCTGATGAGCAAACTGCATGACATTGTTCTGAAATATCAGCTTTTCGGTACGGTTTCTGACCTCTTGCTCCAAATTGGCGTTAATCCCCTCTAGTCGCAGATAGGCTTCCATCAACTCATCACTCAACCGCTCATTCTTCAAACGCAGAAAATAGACCTCCAAGGCTTTGGAAATCGTGCTCTTAAGCTCCTCATCGTTCCAAGGCTTGGGAATAAACTTATAAATCTGGCCCTCATTAATGGCATCGCCCACCGAGGCCGTATCCGCATAGCCGGAGAGGACAATCCGAATGGTGGCCGGCCAGCGTTCATTGACCTGCTTTAAGAATTCGACCCCATCCATACCTGGCATCCGATAATCTGAAATCACAAGCTGCACA
The sequence above is drawn from the Desulfobulbaceae bacterium genome and encodes:
- a CDS encoding DUF342 domain-containing protein translates to MSKSRDKRSLDSLDDIYLEAIKTSESENRDESVLSEDFLSGTVFSAGIRAESDSESSYGQLVIHSLAEHDPAWFGKEVAISADKMRVTVKVSLGNRLSAYQLNYGLEQLGVTHGVLWQALTEVERYSKSGIQGEVLVARGTPAESRRSVNLPEVQRVSAIDGSIFWLAEGVKIDSTLRSVLSLEQIEKIDHSVMIAKAVSSGTVLFSVCQNSAAKSGMNVMGEIIDPDEDFLPVAGDNVRHNEATGVYEAALYGYLVCEEDTISVLPPIWISPDRRSAYYVNCTQIGSPVYPSSDDLLHCLSQLNVQEQTIRKNIIKKLTDRFAQGQLLSAKSVKIAEAIAPRPGRNARYDFFVDIGEMVGPIRSDGTFDLCSRNSVVLVVLGDLIAEKTTVTKGVDGFDVFGEVLKAEDGIDQHVAFDDVVRVEEREGQIFYYAQKNGNIRFSLNKLTIADVYIINGNVDVNTGNIDRQEDLLIKGSVLAGFMVRSKGSIDIAGSIYNGAKVLAGNDITVGEGIIGIDTRVVVLGNLTVVYVQEAEIIVKGDATVLGYIYNAVVRANGTITVVSDPQHGRRSGRIISGLTCSSKAIVVSKAGHPSRSGTVIAIHPDPEHTGQMKKLEEEGRNCRESIARISRSLPFESFDSVVIKKALAQLPEEKRKPLIKLLTTFNNLIKRQQNIELLRKELSGKMLKNLRTGSIQIIQEIRQGTEIQFGDKKICIAEDMGGATFTLYGGEIFW
- a CDS encoding response regulator, with translation MDTPIVLLVDDEPNILKTLRRLFLDDDYDIHIAGNGREGLNLIEGGLRPMVIISDQRMPEMGGAEFLAKAKALVPESIRMVLTGYADINAAVAAINEGGIYRYILKPWNDDDLRQTVREALRYYHLKAENNALTEELGEKNQRLSEVNEQLEQMVKLRTAELHQKVRELEGRDIVQQYLLKVHSTDEFLNTLLTVVVDVCRVDCAAYFTVNDGDEIERLALQTMTEGADIGGDAVFARIKSCLSLLNRDGDSWDGLIQIFQEGDNVYGVAPVATESKFFGVLVVSRHGSTLISESEMSTVAGFAAQGAIGINDCHVQEQFSDIQTSLDDVLNCFADSDKAKL
- a CDS encoding response regulator, producing the protein MPEVNPKGTKILIVDDEENVRLLVSRIVAGEGYGYEMAADVGEALARLSEDNYSLLISDINMPGQDGIYLLRAARESYPDLAVIMVTAVDNRLTAKETLAMGAYGYVIKPFERNALIINIVNALRRRELEIASKRHSKDLEDLVKQRTVELWQARDETIQRLAKAAEFRDNETAQHTIRVGEYCGILARKMGLTDDFCERIRAAAPLHDVGKIGIPDHILLKPGRLTPEEFEVIKTHCEIGFRILGGSLSEVLSLGSVISLTHHEKYNGTGYPNRLTGEAIPLVGRISAICDVFDALTSKRVYKGAMTVAEAVVLLTEERERHFDPELVDLFVDNLAAMVAIKEKFADGAKS
- a CDS encoding response regulator, whose product is MGGAQQGELITKFGENGRLLVFAEDPGLLASVTDQLSGLGYSWDAVKSKSEAEERLIAVPYDLVIAVIGSASSPDGLAFLAKIKADYPEIGVIVVADRCDCYLLEAMGNKGACDCLDLPLCHNELAGKISRVLRERKLIHAHHDELQTQTVLNGLLLLSMEECSFQEMLQRFLVLITSFPRLGLRPQGAVLLVDEHDPKNLILSAHHNLAPQLLKTCANVPFGRCLCGRAAASGELLFVRHVDEQHENRFDGMLEHGHYCVPIKAADGTLLGVFTLYLPANFHKNLATEETLRAVAAALAGIIRYQRMIRRVTESEARYHAITDAAMDGIIMMDNQGRINFFNPGAERLFGCLGKEAVGYHLQDLIVLAPHTKDDQLSMESFFGFNSTQAVGGKTIKALGRHRQGHEVPLELSLSSLQYNDSWQTVAIVRDISERKRHEEEKDQLNRKLQHAYKMEAIGTLAGGIAHDFNNLLSAILGFSELAMEEVADKSQAREDLEKVISAANRARDLTRQILAFSRQSEKEKTPMKIQLILKEAMKLLRSSIPSNIDIIMNIDQDCPTVLADPGQLHQVIMNLCTNAYYAMKQTGGTLSVELRFLRLTPEEAKSIVGLSSGEYVLLIVADSGPGIQPEIIHKIFDPFFTTKPQGEGTGMGLAIIHGIISELGGAIQVHSQLGQGAEFKVLFPVVKGCDFSLKQLGPCFGAHGAEQILVVDDESSLLEVSARNLTKLGYVITARTSSVEALAAFRAMPNKFDLVLTDQAMPNMTGLDMAREILKIRTLPIILMTGFADVGTPELAKNAGISEVLIKPVALEDLNRSILRHLRSKRREAAASKSIYK
- a CDS encoding response regulator; protein product: MASKHQRILVVDKDLAHGKAIAQALAQAFVSELDTTVKVASTIKEFKHLIAVPASQRPDLVIMDLDLPDGSAHEIISPSWEEGMFPVLLMIDPDRVESVMKAMPAGVVDFVVKAPWTAVTMPHKARSVLREWRLFNERRTSLGVIQQLAYGWQRTFDAIPYPVFMRNMEGVITQCNQAMLDFYDKAKDEIVGFYCWEIVHDTGTAIHQCPMPSMLESRQREIVILTVDDRIFQVSVDPVADNDGVIIGAVHSMEDITDRQHAEETLRAQEAELAAIYENAPFVMMLVDNQCKVRKLNRRSLSLAGINHLTIGDQRGGEILGCFHAFSIPDARGYEPSCRDCTISLTVRDTIESGNSHHQVEVMVTMEVEGKTMEVPFLLSTSRIILRGEAMALVSFVNIRQLKQAEEELGQINERMTSVMDSLNALIYVADMSTYEILFINKYGRDIWGNIEGQICWQSLQSGQDGPCAFCSNERLLDENGFPTGVYVWEFQNTKTGRWYDCRDQAIRWNDGRMVRIEIATDITERKLSEEQIRHSQKMDTIGTLAGGIAHDFNNILTSILGFANLAHDDLSPESQTYKDIQQVISAGERAKELVKQILTFSRQRTEECQPVQASLLIKEALKLLRSSIPATIAIRDYVTAKDQTILIDPTKLHQVVMNLCTNAYQSMKQGGTLSVSLEPLVVTEGDLFGHDEVPAGEYLRLAVQDTGCGMDQSTIERIFEPYFTTKDKENGTGLGLSVVHGIVRNSNGFISVQSVLGQGSEFQVIWPMMKKGATLHTQGIAKSSLPRGTEHILLVDDEPGVLTISERALRSLGYTVTSRTCASDAIKEFGERPEQFALVITDYAMPEMDGLVMAQKLLAISSGVKIILSTGFSDVLTKDTMVNSAIQRVLLKPVLRRDLALAVRSVIDNR
- a CDS encoding response regulator translates to MNHEVVKILCVDDEKNVLRALQRLFMDEDYEILTASNGAEALELLTEQQKSVQLVISDYRMPGMDGVEFLKQVNERWPATIRIVLSGYADTASVGDAINEGQIYKFIPKPWNDEELKSTISKALEVYFLRLKNERLSDELMEAYLRLEGINANLEQEVRNRTEKLIFQNNVMQFAHQVMDALPVAVIGCDTSGLIVLANRLANRLFSPELATLVGMESGSMLPAEIRSLFAGLEEGRSLHLSLVINGNSCRILVTKLLTDQQQEGIIMVAVPESVGI